In the genome of Candidatus Thermoplasmatota archaeon, one region contains:
- a CDS encoding right-handed parallel beta-helix repeat-containing protein: MRALQLGLAVLLILPAFGFFGQAATQTYVPFVGIIIDRDSGNRFSLELAPCQGNPLVGVVRGCGTASDPYVIEKLDIGRRPGLHGIDVRSTTKHVLIRDVWVRNMNTGILIRDASNIRVENVLVENNGDGGIQAFSSTNIMIIDSVVRSNNGDDAVVISASDVVVRGNQIINNQFNGITVANRLSDRVFLRNNTIANNSGAGIYFFNVGIA, translated from the coding sequence ATGCGGGCGCTTCAGCTTGGCTTGGCTGTCCTCCTGATTTTGCCCGCGTTTGGCTTTTTCGGTCAGGCAGCAACTCAAACCTATGTGCCGTTTGTCGGCATCATAATCGATCGTGACAGCGGGAACCGATTCAGCCTGGAGCTCGCTCCATGCCAAGGCAACCCGTTGGTTGGTGTTGTTCGTGGTTGCGGCACGGCCTCCGACCCTTACGTAATTGAAAAACTGGATATCGGCCGGCGGCCTGGGCTGCATGGTATTGACGTCCGCTCGACGACGAAACACGTTCTCATTCGCGATGTTTGGGTCCGGAATATGAACACTGGCATTCTCATCCGTGATGCAAGCAACATCCGCGTTGAAAACGTTCTCGTCGAAAATAACGGGGACGGTGGAATTCAGGCATTTTCCTCCACGAATATCATGATTATCGACTCGGTTGTCCGATCGAACAACGGCGACGACGCAGTTGTGATTTCAGCCTCCGACGTGGTCGTGCGAGGAAACCAAATCATCAACAACCAATTCAACGGGATCACGGTTGCAAACCGCCTGAGCGACCGCGTTTTCCTCCGCAACAATACGATCGCCAACAACAGCGGTGCTGGCATTTACTTTTTCAACGTCGGAATCGCGG
- a CDS encoding DUF6541 family protein, whose protein sequence is MRERNVRNAGLLLTIVGVGAVVGVATLLRLAEPLSSHVVPAEDPFTHMALVREHLRDGSIDPLHAGGELYPPGMHAVVAALWSFGGGDLSLYARFLPVLFGAIGVLGLALLLYRHEGAVGAVVGSLAFAVMPEAVFRTTMLAPTALDLAILPFFFLAILETLRGRLAWVGVAAPLAVFLVFAHPWVLAIVGLTSLGFALLSLAVPWPARRGPALTREGLAAAVAVLGGGFGLAMATCWEGCGTGFQGLLLPLAGSPEALGAVVVAIALAPAALLLAVPRRVVDAVARLSQVRVPLVARVAASVVAAVLLLLVTLPALEKGMPEHVNLARMIGLPILALAVAALVLLPFVAGPAAHAGAALFAATFPFVLHNPLDSEFWPHRTVVFLGLAVALLAGVAAAGAARGVVAAARAYAARAPDRRVRARALAAGAVPALLVTAAAGGAVYAGTPDPYDGWYRLYHPCEYDALVELSTSLLAHPRAVVIVGSWQARLVVAAFAPESHRIWLKPGFYQSEEAREGDVLHFSRNAYPLAVVWEKYAAIETPGADPSFAEEAPWQPAGAWCEGQGIAGPRVKAWAMRPG, encoded by the coding sequence ATGCGCGAACGCAACGTGCGGAACGCCGGATTGCTTCTGACGATCGTGGGCGTGGGCGCCGTCGTGGGGGTCGCAACGCTCCTGCGCCTGGCCGAGCCTCTCTCCTCCCACGTCGTTCCCGCCGAGGATCCGTTCACGCACATGGCGCTCGTGCGCGAGCACCTGCGGGACGGATCGATCGATCCGCTGCACGCGGGGGGCGAGCTGTATCCTCCGGGCATGCACGCCGTCGTGGCCGCGCTGTGGTCCTTCGGCGGCGGCGATCTTTCGCTGTACGCGCGTTTCCTGCCCGTCCTCTTCGGTGCGATCGGCGTCCTGGGCCTCGCGCTTCTCCTCTACCGTCACGAAGGGGCGGTGGGCGCGGTCGTGGGCTCGCTCGCGTTTGCCGTGATGCCGGAGGCCGTGTTCCGCACGACCATGCTTGCTCCCACCGCGCTTGACCTTGCGATCCTCCCGTTCTTCTTCCTTGCGATCCTCGAGACGCTGCGCGGGCGGCTGGCGTGGGTGGGCGTGGCCGCTCCGCTTGCGGTCTTCCTCGTCTTCGCGCACCCGTGGGTGCTGGCGATCGTGGGCCTTACGAGCCTCGGCTTTGCGCTCCTGTCGCTGGCCGTGCCGTGGCCCGCGCGGCGCGGGCCGGCGCTCACGCGCGAGGGGCTCGCGGCCGCCGTGGCCGTGCTCGGCGGGGGCTTTGGCCTTGCCATGGCCACCTGCTGGGAAGGCTGCGGAACCGGATTCCAGGGCCTGCTCCTGCCGCTTGCCGGTTCGCCCGAGGCGCTTGGCGCCGTGGTCGTGGCGATCGCGCTTGCGCCCGCCGCCCTGCTCCTTGCCGTGCCCCGGCGCGTGGTCGACGCCGTCGCTCGCCTCTCGCAGGTCCGTGTTCCGCTGGTCGCGCGTGTGGCCGCAAGCGTGGTCGCCGCGGTGCTGCTCCTGCTCGTCACGCTGCCCGCGCTGGAGAAGGGAATGCCCGAGCACGTCAATCTCGCTCGCATGATCGGGCTTCCGATCCTGGCGCTTGCCGTGGCCGCGCTCGTGCTCCTGCCGTTTGTGGCAGGTCCCGCGGCGCACGCGGGGGCGGCGCTCTTTGCCGCCACCTTCCCGTTTGTCCTCCACAATCCCCTCGACAGCGAGTTCTGGCCGCACCGCACGGTCGTGTTCCTGGGCTTGGCCGTCGCGCTCCTTGCCGGCGTGGCGGCGGCCGGCGCCGCGCGGGGCGTGGTGGCGGCCGCGCGCGCGTACGCGGCGCGCGCGCCGGACCGGCGCGTGCGCGCCCGCGCGCTTGCCGCGGGGGCCGTTCCCGCGCTTCTCGTGACGGCGGCGGCCGGCGGCGCCGTGTACGCCGGAACGCCCGATCCGTACGACGGCTGGTACCGGTTGTACCACCCGTGCGAGTACGACGCGCTCGTGGAGCTCTCCACGTCGCTCCTTGCGCACCCGCGCGCCGTCGTCATCGTCGGCTCCTGGCAGGCGCGCCTTGTCGTGGCGGCTTTTGCGCCGGAGTCCCACCGCATATGGCTGAAGCCCGGCTTCTACCAAAGCGAGGAGGCGCGCGAGGGGGACGTTCTCCACTTCAGCCGAAACGCGTACCCGCTCGCCGTCGTGTGGGAGAAGTACGCCGCGATCGAAACGCCCGGCGCGGACCCGTCCTTTGCCGAGGAGGCGCCCTGGCAGCCCGCCGGCGCCTGGTGCGAGGGGCAAGGCATCGCCGGCCCGCGCGTGAAAGCGTGGGCCATGCGGCCGGGGTGA
- a CDS encoding VCBS repeat-containing protein produces MQRAKGGLLAAMLLTTVVLVSIPETAEGGTTRVLTITTDSAKPKVPFKAFDGNPTRVFDINGDGKKEILVHNDNRHVYVFDSQTGKLLAELSTTYPGGWGARPMNGVEAGVLVPGGPAYVVIANSASVITAYRFEAGASTSDRFVFTKAWERRANDCYSSAGMDAPPVLADLTGDGRLEILVQTEEVGVFAYRADGSILWKRCTRDDGHPFWGGNGEPGVGDLRGTGKLDVVWASDGGTVIATDGRTGKTLWQTWLKSYAKLGTGSVTVGPAAVERLRGGTGGSDVVLGARDSHDCTNYNNNHAALFAIAGDTGRVLWHRQPADATPLTYTRPVVYDVDRDGQKDVLWADWNTQGHKCGTWEVVGKSKVYRFDAAGNLRWSTVMGAFWNNKDLAVADVTGDGRQNVLANGPGSTGDGIWYLDPVGGAKQTFVSAAPWKVMRGPVVGDLWGRGTTQWVVQAVSADNTRGAILVYDTGVRFNAAWPHPPSGLKSSGGGVTPPPDDDGGNDGGSFTATFSVPSSVNEWWVEVKVTSSQTVTAVCASVNGGSCTALAKQSWGNWAKSFHVPAGSKVVFRATSSTGATATSQEFTWLGGGGGDDGGGGDGGSFTASFSVPSSVNEWWVEVKVTSSQTVTAVCASVNGGTCTALAKQSWGNWAKSFFVPDGAKVVFEATSSSGAKATSGTYTWG; encoded by the coding sequence ATGCAGCGCGCCAAGGGAGGCCTTCTTGCAGCCATGCTCCTGACGACCGTTGTCCTCGTCTCGATCCCCGAGACGGCCGAAGGCGGCACGACGCGCGTCCTCACCATCACGACGGACAGCGCCAAGCCGAAGGTGCCCTTCAAGGCCTTCGACGGCAACCCGACGCGGGTCTTTGACATCAACGGGGACGGCAAGAAGGAGATCCTCGTCCACAACGACAACCGACACGTGTACGTGTTCGATTCGCAGACCGGCAAGCTTCTGGCGGAGCTTTCGACGACCTATCCGGGCGGCTGGGGCGCTCGCCCGATGAACGGCGTGGAGGCGGGCGTCCTCGTGCCCGGCGGCCCGGCGTACGTGGTCATCGCCAACTCGGCTTCCGTGATCACCGCCTACCGATTCGAGGCCGGCGCAAGCACGTCCGACCGCTTCGTGTTCACGAAGGCCTGGGAACGGCGCGCGAACGACTGCTACAGCAGCGCGGGCATGGACGCGCCCCCGGTCCTTGCCGACTTGACGGGCGACGGGCGGCTCGAGATCCTGGTCCAGACCGAAGAGGTGGGCGTCTTCGCCTACCGCGCCGACGGCTCGATCCTCTGGAAGCGCTGCACGCGCGACGACGGCCACCCGTTCTGGGGCGGCAACGGCGAGCCGGGCGTGGGCGATCTCCGCGGGACGGGCAAGCTCGACGTCGTTTGGGCCTCGGACGGCGGGACGGTCATCGCCACGGACGGCCGCACGGGCAAGACGCTCTGGCAGACGTGGCTCAAAAGCTACGCCAAGCTAGGGACGGGATCGGTCACCGTGGGCCCGGCCGCCGTCGAGCGGCTTCGCGGCGGGACGGGCGGCTCCGACGTCGTCCTTGGAGCGCGCGACAGCCACGATTGCACGAACTACAACAACAACCACGCGGCGTTGTTTGCGATCGCCGGCGACACGGGCCGTGTGCTCTGGCATCGGCAGCCCGCGGACGCGACGCCGCTCACCTACACGCGACCCGTCGTGTACGACGTGGACCGCGACGGGCAGAAGGACGTCCTCTGGGCCGATTGGAACACCCAGGGACACAAGTGCGGAACCTGGGAGGTCGTCGGCAAGAGCAAGGTCTACCGGTTCGACGCCGCGGGCAACCTGCGGTGGAGCACGGTCATGGGCGCGTTCTGGAACAACAAGGACCTCGCCGTCGCCGACGTGACGGGCGACGGTCGCCAGAACGTGCTCGCCAACGGACCCGGCTCCACGGGCGACGGCATCTGGTACCTCGATCCCGTGGGCGGGGCCAAGCAGACGTTCGTGAGCGCCGCACCCTGGAAGGTCATGCGCGGCCCCGTGGTGGGCGACCTGTGGGGACGCGGCACGACACAATGGGTCGTGCAGGCGGTCTCTGCCGACAACACGCGCGGCGCCATCCTCGTCTACGACACGGGCGTGCGATTCAACGCGGCGTGGCCACATCCGCCCTCGGGCCTGAAGTCCAGCGGCGGAGGCGTCACGCCCCCGCCGGACGACGACGGCGGAAACGACGGCGGGTCGTTCACGGCCACGTTCAGCGTTCCTTCGAGCGTCAACGAATGGTGGGTGGAGGTCAAGGTGACCTCCTCGCAGACGGTGACCGCCGTGTGCGCGTCCGTGAACGGCGGAAGCTGCACCGCGCTTGCCAAGCAATCGTGGGGCAACTGGGCCAAGAGCTTCCACGTGCCCGCCGGAAGCAAGGTCGTCTTCCGCGCAACGAGCAGCACCGGAGCCACCGCCACCTCGCAAGAGTTCACGTGGCTTGGAGGCGGCGGGGGCGACGACGGCGGTGGCGGCGACGGCGGCAGCTTCACCGCGAGCTTCAGCGTGCCCTCGAGCGTCAACGAATGGTGGGTGGAGGTCAAGGTGACCTCCTCGCAGACGGTGACCGCCGTCTGCGCCTCGGTGAACGGCGGAACCTGCACCGCGCTTGCCAAGCAATCCTGGGGCAACTGGGCCAAGAGCTTCTTCGTGCCCGACGGCGCGAAGGTCGTCTTCGAAGCGACGAGCTCAAGCGGCGCCAAGGCGACGTCGGGGACGTATACGTGGGGGTAG
- a CDS encoding glycosyltransferase gives MRRPRRRPVRAALAGALAGLFVYVAAHALSGLVAEPPQVWPARLPEALWASLQAVTWWTLLFAGGSAAGAAAVSLGAARGAVFARAAGLVLLGAGAALAWGVPGPAREAGLGPADLPLLAAVVAGVAMAAAAALPVPRLLRFSRGEPARPRERLRAVLGGITGGAAGLGTYLVGAVALAMTTPVPRAIEELPTELSRALVTFTYWEMALVAAGAALGATVARYRWRAAGLLGYLGLLCVIGGFLLYSLTVAIPQVPPGQRWLSYVLLTAEVGGLSLVAVFAFYSVDVAARRRWNRRPEGLPWSADHKPKIAVQIPVFNEPFELVTHTIACLVEQDYPRDRFVVQVLDDSTDPAARERLANFCRQVGAWHITRPDRRGFKAGALNHATALLPEDFELCAVVDADYWVQPDYLSSIAGYFVDPTVGFVQTPQDYRNVDESFLTRQYKRAEAYFYHAIMPSRNEENAIIFCGTMGILRRSALLDAGGWAEDQICEDAEVSVRLVARGWNSIYVPRSFGRGLMPAVFEAYKKQFHRWAFGNVRILFTHLGRILRSDMTWRQKFDYVGSSLHWFDGVFVLTIALALLYVGLGNVLGFNAVTHHQRELALLALIPVFLLVDGATRLHLALASAGRVRIRDTLAVQGMWFAIKFTNMTAALKCAVGVRAPFVRTPKEPGGKLSRLRAAGRSLRLCKGEAAMAAVLFAVAAANVRIAILAPGTAPQGTLLLSGWLCLYGLFFACAPLYAYLSYRTLRPMPAVAPARVRAPAVALARPG, from the coding sequence GTGAGGCGTCCGCGGCGCCGGCCCGTTCGCGCGGCCTTGGCGGGAGCGCTCGCCGGCCTTTTCGTCTACGTGGCCGCGCACGCCCTCTCCGGCCTTGTTGCCGAGCCGCCGCAGGTGTGGCCCGCCCGGCTTCCCGAGGCGCTGTGGGCCTCCCTGCAGGCCGTCACGTGGTGGACGCTTCTCTTCGCCGGAGGAAGCGCGGCCGGAGCGGCGGCCGTCTCGCTCGGCGCGGCGCGGGGGGCCGTCTTCGCCCGCGCGGCTGGCCTCGTCCTGCTTGGGGCAGGCGCGGCGCTCGCCTGGGGCGTTCCGGGGCCCGCGCGGGAGGCGGGCCTTGGCCCGGCCGACCTGCCGCTTCTTGCCGCCGTCGTGGCGGGCGTGGCGATGGCCGCGGCGGCGGCGCTTCCCGTCCCGCGCCTCCTGCGCTTCTCGCGCGGAGAGCCCGCGCGCCCCCGCGAGCGACTGCGCGCCGTGCTCGGGGGGATCACGGGCGGCGCGGCGGGCCTTGGAACGTACCTCGTGGGCGCAGTCGCGCTCGCAATGACGACGCCCGTTCCCCGCGCCATCGAGGAGCTCCCCACCGAGCTTTCGCGCGCGCTTGTCACGTTCACCTATTGGGAGATGGCCTTGGTGGCCGCGGGGGCTGCGCTTGGAGCCACCGTGGCGCGCTACCGTTGGCGCGCCGCGGGGCTCCTTGGCTACCTGGGCCTCCTGTGCGTGATCGGCGGGTTTCTCCTCTACTCGCTCACAGTGGCGATCCCGCAGGTTCCGCCCGGGCAGCGGTGGCTGAGCTACGTGCTCCTGACGGCCGAGGTGGGCGGACTCTCGCTCGTGGCCGTGTTCGCGTTCTACTCGGTGGACGTGGCGGCGCGCCGGCGGTGGAACCGGCGTCCCGAGGGCCTTCCCTGGAGCGCGGACCACAAGCCCAAGATCGCCGTGCAGATCCCCGTCTTCAACGAGCCCTTCGAGCTTGTCACGCACACGATCGCGTGCCTCGTGGAGCAGGACTATCCCCGCGACCGCTTCGTCGTGCAGGTGCTCGACGACAGCACGGATCCGGCCGCGCGCGAGCGCCTCGCGAACTTCTGCAGGCAGGTGGGCGCCTGGCACATCACGCGCCCCGACCGGCGCGGCTTCAAGGCCGGCGCGCTCAACCACGCGACCGCGCTTCTGCCGGAGGACTTCGAGCTGTGCGCGGTCGTGGACGCCGACTACTGGGTCCAACCCGACTACCTGTCGTCCATCGCCGGGTACTTCGTGGACCCGACCGTGGGCTTCGTGCAGACTCCGCAGGACTACCGCAACGTCGACGAGTCGTTCCTCACGCGCCAGTACAAGCGCGCCGAGGCGTACTTCTACCACGCCATCATGCCCTCGCGCAACGAGGAGAACGCCATCATCTTCTGCGGCACGATGGGAATCCTCCGCCGCTCGGCGCTCTTGGACGCGGGCGGCTGGGCCGAGGACCAGATCTGCGAGGACGCCGAGGTGAGCGTGCGTCTGGTCGCCCGCGGCTGGAACTCGATCTACGTCCCGCGGAGCTTCGGGCGGGGCCTCATGCCCGCCGTCTTCGAGGCGTACAAGAAGCAGTTCCACCGCTGGGCCTTCGGCAACGTGCGCATCCTGTTCACGCACCTCGGGCGCATCCTGCGAAGCGACATGACCTGGCGGCAGAAGTTCGACTACGTGGGCTCCTCGCTCCACTGGTTCGACGGCGTGTTCGTGCTCACGATCGCGCTTGCGCTCCTCTACGTGGGCCTTGGCAACGTGCTTGGCTTCAACGCCGTCACGCACCACCAACGCGAGCTTGCGTTGCTCGCCCTCATCCCCGTCTTCCTGCTCGTCGACGGCGCCACGCGCCTGCACCTTGCGCTTGCAAGCGCGGGCCGCGTCCGCATCCGCGACACGCTTGCCGTGCAGGGCATGTGGTTTGCTATCAAGTTCACGAACATGACGGCCGCGCTCAAGTGCGCCGTCGGCGTGCGAGCGCCGTTCGTGCGCACGCCCAAGGAGCCCGGCGGGAAGCTCTCCCGCCTGCGCGCGGCCGGCCGCAGCCTGCGCCTGTGCAAGGGCGAGGCGGCCATGGCGGCCGTGCTCTTTGCCGTCGCCGCGGCCAACGTGCGGATCGCGATCCTCGCGCCCGGGACGGCGCCGCAGGGGACGCTTCTCCTGTCCGGCTGGCTTTGCCTCTACGGCCTTTTCTTCGCCTGCGCGCCGTTGTACGCGTACCTGAGCTACCGGACGCTTCGCCCCATGCCCGCGGTCGCGCCCGCGCGGGTGCGGGCGCCGGCCGTGGCCTTGGCGCGGCCGGGTTGA
- a CDS encoding PQQ-binding-like beta-propeller repeat protein — protein MSRAAMAGLAVLAVGLASLGTILLANSPELSPGGGPWLPGALSGGVAAWRPNLAAVLGDPRVTGLSGWPPAFDAPPILAFDFDGDGRKEVVAHGNDSRVWVFSADGKVLAQLSTRYPPAWHRERILNAVEAGVLAPGEPPSLVVTNHAAYVTVFRFDAGASSRSSFVFAKAWERRADECHRSPSMDAKPTLADVDRDGRLEILVQTEEIGFYALRADGTTLWKQCWAGGNGAPVAAELYGDGRMQVIVGSDSGLLSVLDGATGAPLWTFNAQAHGARPGSITVSPTVGELDGRLPREVLFTARVAAEREPSRYHENHVAIFAVRQSMETWQAEIVWMRQPEWANPLSYTRLVVHDVTGDGRAEVCGMDWNTIGHYPGDWERLGPAHAFCLDASGRDLWMRELDTWWSNSEILLGDFDGDGRLDILAHGPRDGYDGLWRLDAATGAPRAFLAIGDWKLSRAPIATDLFGRGTTQLVVPVEPANGGHRGAIMVFDLGVAYNVPWPGA, from the coding sequence TTGAGCCGGGCGGCGATGGCGGGCCTTGCGGTTCTGGCGGTGGGCCTTGCGAGCCTGGGCACGATCCTTCTTGCGAACTCGCCCGAGCTCTCGCCCGGTGGAGGGCCCTGGCTTCCCGGCGCTCTCTCCGGCGGCGTCGCCGCCTGGCGGCCCAACCTCGCCGCGGTGCTCGGCGACCCCCGCGTCACGGGCCTCTCCGGCTGGCCTCCCGCCTTCGACGCTCCGCCGATCCTCGCGTTCGACTTCGACGGCGACGGCCGCAAGGAGGTCGTCGCGCACGGCAACGACTCGCGCGTGTGGGTGTTCTCGGCCGACGGCAAGGTTCTCGCGCAGCTCTCCACGCGCTACCCACCCGCCTGGCACCGCGAGCGCATCCTCAACGCCGTGGAGGCGGGCGTTCTTGCGCCCGGGGAGCCGCCCTCGCTCGTCGTGACGAACCACGCCGCCTACGTCACGGTCTTCCGGTTCGACGCGGGCGCGTCCTCGCGGTCCTCGTTCGTCTTCGCCAAGGCGTGGGAGCGGCGCGCGGACGAATGCCATCGCAGCCCCAGCATGGACGCAAAGCCGACGCTTGCCGACGTGGATCGCGACGGACGGCTGGAGATCCTCGTCCAGACCGAGGAGATCGGGTTCTACGCGCTGCGCGCCGACGGCACCACGCTCTGGAAGCAATGCTGGGCCGGCGGCAACGGCGCCCCCGTCGCAGCCGAGCTCTACGGCGACGGCCGCATGCAGGTGATCGTGGGATCCGACTCGGGCCTCCTCTCCGTGCTGGACGGCGCGACGGGCGCTCCCCTCTGGACGTTCAACGCGCAGGCGCACGGCGCGCGGCCCGGCTCGATCACGGTCTCGCCGACCGTGGGCGAGCTCGACGGGCGCCTGCCCCGCGAGGTGCTCTTCACCGCGCGCGTAGCCGCGGAGCGCGAGCCCTCGCGCTACCACGAGAACCACGTCGCGATCTTCGCCGTGCGGCAGAGCATGGAGACGTGGCAGGCCGAGATCGTCTGGATGCGCCAGCCCGAATGGGCCAACCCGCTGTCGTACACGCGGCTTGTCGTGCACGACGTGACGGGCGACGGCAGGGCCGAGGTCTGCGGCATGGACTGGAACACGATCGGCCATTATCCGGGCGACTGGGAGCGGCTGGGCCCCGCCCACGCGTTCTGCCTGGACGCAAGCGGCCGCGATCTTTGGATGCGCGAGCTCGACACGTGGTGGTCGAACTCCGAGATCCTGCTTGGGGACTTCGACGGCGACGGCCGGCTCGACATCCTCGCGCACGGCCCCCGCGACGGCTACGACGGGTTGTGGCGCCTCGACGCTGCCACGGGCGCTCCCAGGGCGTTCCTTGCGATCGGCGACTGGAAGCTCTCTCGCGCGCCCATCGCCACCGATCTCTTCGGGCGCGGCACGACACAGCTTGTCGTTCCCGTCGAGCCGGCCAACGGCGGGCACCGCGGCGCCATCATGGTGTTTGACCTTGGCGTCGCGTACAACGTGCCGTGGCCGGGGGCCTAG
- a CDS encoding ABC transporter ATP-binding protein, with product MADRASDAFVRATGLGRSFGAEWAIRGLDFSVPRGEIFGIIGPNGAGKTTTLKILAGLLAPTEGDVRVGGLAVSDPAHRLRIGYLPEESPLYEDMTPRAYLRFFADLYGVPRATADERIEAALARLDLAVRDEKRIGDMSKGMRRKTAIARALVNDPDLLLFDEPASGLDPVVSATILDLVRELRRQGKTVILSAHNLYHVERVCDRILLLRRGAELAQGSMAEIRAAVGGTEYVVRTSVAVEGSAPGEEGFELTVASLEVVHDVERRAKDAGGRVLAVRTKDLSLEEIFLRKAAR from the coding sequence ATGGCGGACCGCGCGTCGGACGCGTTCGTGCGCGCCACCGGCCTTGGCCGCAGCTTTGGCGCCGAGTGGGCGATCCGGGGGCTCGACTTCTCGGTGCCCCGCGGGGAGATCTTCGGGATCATCGGACCCAACGGCGCCGGCAAGACCACGACCCTCAAGATCCTGGCGGGACTCCTTGCGCCCACGGAAGGCGACGTCCGCGTCGGTGGCTTGGCCGTCTCCGACCCGGCCCACCGATTGCGCATCGGCTACCTGCCCGAGGAAAGCCCGCTCTACGAGGACATGACGCCGCGCGCCTACCTGCGCTTCTTTGCCGACCTCTACGGCGTCCCGCGCGCCACGGCCGACGAGCGCATCGAAGCCGCGCTTGCGCGCCTGGACCTTGCCGTCCGCGACGAGAAGCGCATCGGCGACATGAGCAAGGGCATGCGGCGCAAGACCGCCATCGCCCGGGCGCTCGTGAACGATCCCGACCTTCTGCTGTTCGACGAGCCCGCAAGCGGGCTTGACCCCGTCGTCTCGGCCACCATCCTCGATCTCGTGCGCGAGCTGCGGCGCCAGGGCAAGACCGTGATCCTCTCCGCCCACAACCTCTACCACGTCGAACGCGTGTGCGACCGCATCCTGCTCCTGCGGCGCGGCGCGGAGCTTGCCCAGGGCAGCATGGCGGAGATCCGGGCCGCCGTGGGCGGGACCGAGTACGTCGTGCGCACGAGTGTCGCCGTCGAGGGCTCGGCGCCCGGCGAAGAGGGCTTCGAGCTCACGGTTGCAAGCCTCGAGGTCGTGCACGACGTCGAGCGGCGCGCCAAGGACGCAGGCGGCCGCGTGCTTGCGGTGCGGACGAAGGACCTCTCCCTCGAGGAGATCTTCCTGCGGAAGGCGGCCCGTTGA
- a CDS encoding glycosyltransferase family 2 protein has translation MDQPRARPLVTIVVPAKNEERTIGRTIQGLPRATLSALGFETEVVVLDGQSRDRTAQIAHDWGATVLQDEEPGKGSAFRRAVPLLAGDIVVMVDADATYAADAIPAAVAMVADDGADVVVGRRRPQPGAMRPLHRVGNRMLSLAASVLYGRRCADVCTGLWAFRAEALRRLPLSARGFDLEAELWALSCRSGLSIAFVDVDYLPREGAAKLSTLRDGWRIAARLLRSRVRTLPPSRGPLPQRPAKPGVGA, from the coding sequence ATGGACCAACCCCGCGCCCGCCCGCTCGTCACGATCGTCGTACCGGCCAAGAACGAGGAGCGCACGATCGGACGCACGATCCAAGGGCTTCCGCGCGCAACCCTTTCCGCGCTTGGTTTCGAGACGGAGGTCGTCGTCCTCGACGGGCAAAGCCGTGACCGCACGGCCCAGATCGCCCACGACTGGGGCGCCACCGTGCTCCAGGACGAGGAGCCCGGCAAGGGATCCGCCTTCCGCCGCGCCGTCCCGCTCCTTGCAGGCGACATCGTGGTCATGGTGGACGCCGATGCGACCTACGCGGCCGACGCCATTCCCGCCGCCGTGGCCATGGTGGCCGACGACGGCGCCGACGTCGTCGTGGGACGGCGACGGCCGCAACCGGGCGCCATGCGCCCGCTGCACCGCGTCGGCAACCGGATGCTCTCGCTTGCCGCCTCGGTCCTCTACGGGCGCCGGTGCGCCGACGTCTGCACGGGCCTTTGGGCGTTCCGGGCGGAGGCGCTCCGGCGCCTGCCGCTGTCCGCGCGCGGCTTCGACCTCGAGGCCGAGCTCTGGGCGCTCTCCTGCCGCTCGGGCCTCTCGATCGCCTTTGTGGACGTGGACTACCTTCCGCGAGAGGGGGCCGCGAAGCTCTCGACCCTTCGCGACGGCTGGCGAATCGCCGCGAGGCTCCTGCGCTCCCGCGTGCGGACGCTTCCCCCCTCGCGCGGCCCGCTTCCCCAACGACCGGCCAAACCCGGGGTGGGGGCTTGA
- a CDS encoding DUF1616 domain-containing protein, translating to MWAKTGNAGTFATAPTVDLRSVLASWDLLAAAALAVLAAAAASALAPGDLLRVAIALPIALTVPGYLLVEALVGPSRRTSRSFHLLAGIGVSPGVVGLLALATSLAPGGFTVAGIVLSVAAACLALSAVALWRRLVTPAPADLAAEETVAATTDSVA from the coding sequence ATGTGGGCAAAAACCGGTAACGCCGGGACGTTCGCCACCGCCCCGACCGTTGATCTGCGAAGCGTGCTTGCCTCCTGGGACCTTCTCGCCGCCGCCGCCCTTGCGGTGCTTGCCGCCGCGGCGGCAAGCGCGCTTGCGCCCGGCGACCTCCTGCGCGTTGCCATCGCGCTGCCCATCGCCCTCACGGTGCCCGGCTACCTGCTCGTGGAGGCCCTCGTCGGCCCCAGCCGCAGGACCTCCCGCTCGTTCCATCTTCTGGCGGGCATCGGCGTGAGCCCCGGCGTCGTGGGCCTGCTTGCGCTTGCCACCTCGCTTGCGCCCGGCGGCTTCACGGTCGCCGGCATCGTGCTTTCCGTCGCCGCCGCGTGCCTTGCGCTCTCGGCCGTCGCGCTGTGGCGCCGCCTCGTGACGCCCGCGCCCGCCGACCTTGCGGCCGAGGAGACGGTCGCCGCGACGACCGACTCCGTCGCCTGA